In a single window of the Peromyscus maniculatus bairdii isolate BWxNUB_F1_BW_parent chromosome 16, HU_Pman_BW_mat_3.1, whole genome shotgun sequence genome:
- the Calhm6 gene encoding calcium homeostasis modulator protein 6 yields MEKFKAVLDLQSKHRSALGYGLVTLLTAGSEKIFSVVVFQCPCSATWNLPYGLVFLLVPALALFVLGCALSARTWRLLTGCCSGSRSSSSWSHSAFVCVQITAAASVPAVTWVAVALLGGSFYQCAVSGSTYMAKRLCGDRNDSCVDNLPQVPCNKPELKMQDFLSQLKAQSQVLGWVLIAAVIVLLLAVKSLIRCCSPVSYLQLQFWEIYMEKEGQILQKEASENATQLAKENVRCFFECSDPKECKTPSREAWQHISALYTFNSKNQFYSMLHKYVTRLETDGGRSSMEEDASVPALGFVDESKITHS; encoded by the exons ATGGAGAAGTTCAAGGCGGTGCTGGACCTGCAGAGCAAGCATCGCAGCGCCCTGGGCTACGGCTTGGTGACCCTGCTGACGGCGGGTAGCGAGAAGATCTTCTCCGTGGTGGTGTTCCAGTGTCCCTGCAGCGCTACCTGGAACCTGCCCTACGGCCTGGTGTTCCTGCTGGTGCCAGCGCTCGCGCTCTTTGTCCTGGGCTGCGCGCTGAGCGCTCGCACCTGGCGCCTGCTCACCGGTTGCTGCTCAGGGAGCCGGAGTTCCAGCTCCTGGTCGCACAGCGCGTTCGTGTGCGTGCAAATCACCGCGGCCGCCTCTGTCCCGGCCGTCacctgggtggcggtggcgctgCTCGGGGGCTCCTTCTACCAGTGTGCTGTCAGCGGGAGCACATACATGGCCAAGCGCCTGTGCGGGGATCGAAACGACAGCTGCGTCGACAACCTACCGCAGGTTCCCTGCAACAAGCCTGAGTTGAAGATGCAGGACTTCCTGAGTCAGCTCAAGGCTCAGTCTCAG GTGCTGGGCTGGGTCCTGATAGCAGCCGTCATCGTTTTACTTCTGGCTGTTAAGTCTCTCATTCGATGCTGCTCCCCGGTTAGTTATCTGCAGCTACAATTCTGGGAAATATATATGGAAAAGGAGGGGCAGATCCTTCAAAAAGAAGCTTCGGAGAATGCGACCCAGTTGGCAAAAGAGAACGTTAGGTGTTTCTTTGAGTGCAGTGATCCAAAGGAATGCAAAACCCCAAGCAGAGAAGCGTGGCAGCACATTTCGGCACTGTACACTTTCAATTCCAAGAACCAGTTCTACAGCATGCTGCACAAGTACGTTACTAGACTGGAGACGGATGGGGGTCGTAGCTCTATGGAAGAAGATGCATCGGTCCCTGCCCTTGGCTTTGTAGATGAATCTAAGATCACACACTCATAG